In the genome of Streptomyces collinus, one region contains:
- a CDS encoding amino acid permease has protein sequence MGRPELAPEQGPDGGVTSSPAPVGYQQELRRGVGSFASFAAGFSFVSILTTVFQLFGLGFGLGGAAFFWTWPLVFAGQLLVALCFAELAARWPISGAIYQWSSRLAGTTTGWFVGWIMIIGQILTVAAAAIAAQAVLPGIWSGFQIVGGAGADPSVGSPTGAQNAVLLGCLLLVITTVVNILGIRQMAAATSIGVAVEIVGVIALVLVLFFLPERGPEAVAHTTGWAGDGGYFGAFLASSLMAAYVMVGFDSAGELAEETHSPRRTTPRTILRALVLSGVGGALLILSGLMAATSLTDGNLATGGLSWVLTDRLGDVLGRLLLCCVAVAVFACTLAVQTSGARMIYSMAREGALPFHRHLGKVSARTGTPITTSVVVGVGAAIALVVNLRQSAIFTALASLCIAMLYLAYLGVTLPQLAARIRHRGLPAGVDETGRPLFSLGRWGLAVNTLAVLYQVGMTVNLIWPRPEIYDLTDGTWWLRWSALLFIGLSLAVGAAYFLARRLHRRIELRHVPHTHVEPPAQEAAAVAEPA, from the coding sequence ATGGGCCGGCCTGAACTCGCCCCTGAGCAAGGCCCCGACGGTGGCGTCACGAGCAGTCCCGCTCCCGTCGGCTACCAGCAGGAACTTCGCCGGGGGGTGGGCAGCTTCGCGTCGTTCGCCGCGGGCTTCTCCTTCGTGTCGATCCTCACCACCGTCTTCCAGCTGTTCGGCCTCGGCTTCGGCCTCGGTGGGGCGGCGTTCTTCTGGACCTGGCCGCTGGTCTTCGCGGGCCAGCTGCTGGTCGCGCTCTGTTTCGCCGAACTGGCGGCACGCTGGCCCATCTCCGGGGCGATCTACCAGTGGTCGAGCCGGCTGGCCGGGACCACGACGGGCTGGTTCGTCGGCTGGATCATGATCATCGGCCAGATCCTCACCGTCGCGGCGGCCGCGATCGCGGCGCAGGCGGTGCTGCCGGGCATCTGGTCCGGATTCCAGATCGTCGGCGGAGCGGGAGCCGACCCGTCGGTCGGCTCCCCGACCGGTGCGCAGAACGCCGTCCTCCTGGGCTGCCTCCTGCTGGTGATCACCACGGTGGTGAACATCCTCGGCATCCGCCAGATGGCCGCCGCCACCAGCATCGGTGTGGCGGTCGAGATCGTCGGCGTGATCGCACTGGTGCTGGTGCTCTTCTTCCTGCCCGAGCGGGGCCCGGAGGCGGTGGCCCACACCACCGGCTGGGCCGGAGACGGCGGCTACTTCGGGGCCTTCCTCGCGTCCTCGCTGATGGCGGCGTACGTCATGGTCGGCTTCGACTCGGCGGGCGAGCTGGCGGAGGAGACGCACAGCCCGCGCCGGACCACTCCCCGGACCATCCTGCGGGCACTGGTCCTCTCGGGCGTCGGCGGTGCGCTGCTGATCCTCTCGGGACTGATGGCGGCGACCAGCCTGACCGACGGGAACCTCGCCACCGGCGGTCTCTCCTGGGTGCTCACCGACCGGCTCGGAGACGTCCTGGGCCGACTGCTGCTGTGCTGCGTCGCGGTGGCGGTGTTCGCCTGCACCCTCGCCGTGCAGACCTCCGGCGCACGGATGATCTACTCCATGGCCCGCGAGGGCGCCCTGCCGTTCCACCGGCACCTCGGCAAGGTGTCGGCCCGCACCGGTACGCCGATCACCACGTCGGTCGTGGTGGGCGTGGGTGCCGCGATCGCGCTCGTGGTCAACCTCCGACAGTCGGCGATCTTCACCGCCCTCGCCAGCCTCTGCATCGCCATGCTGTACCTGGCCTATCTGGGCGTGACGCTGCCGCAGTTGGCCGCCCGGATCCGGCACCGGGGGCTTCCCGCGGGCGTCGACGAGACGGGCCGGCCGCTGTTCTCGCTGGGGCGCTGGGGCCTGGCGGTCAACACGCTCGCCGTGCTCTACCAGGTCGGCATGACGGTCAACCTGATCTGGCCCCGTCCGGAGATCTACGACCTCACCGACGGCACGTGGTGGCTGCGGTGGAGCGCCCTGCTCTTCATCGGGCTCAGCCTCGCCGTAGGCGCCGCCTACTTCCTCGCCCGCCGGCTGCACCGCCGCATCGAGTTGAGGCACGTACCCCACACGCACGTCGAGCCGCCCGCCCAGGAGGCCGCAGCCGTCGCCGAGCCCGCCTGA
- the uca gene encoding urea carboxylase yields the protein MSRPTTVLVANRGEIARRVIRTARKMGLGTVAVFSDADRAAPHVREADHAVHLGPAPARDSYLRGDAIIEAALTHCAGIIHPGYGFLSENAAFARAVEEAGLRFAGPTADQITAFGEKHTARALAKAAGVPLLAGTELLASAEEAVAAAESIGLPVMVKATGGGGGIGMRACATTDEVHEAFAAVAALAASNFGSAGVFLERLVRPARHIEVQVFGDGTGRIAVFGDRDCSLQRRNQKVIEEAPAPALPDRVRALLRDSSHRLLASIGYRGAGTVEFVYDPVREEAAFLEVNTRLQVEHPVTEEAYGVDLVALMLTLARDGRVDDEVFEREWTPAGHAVEARVYAEDPGKDSAPSPGLITRAAFPGQGADEMPGVRVDGFAETGLEVSPYYDPMLAKVIAKGPDRDTAFDVLGRALAASRVDGVVTNLGLLRSLTVRDEVRGAVHSTSTLATTADPEPRIDVLVPGAMTTVQDLPGRLGHWHVGVPPSGPFDPVSFAEANLAVGNPAGAPALEVTAGGLTLRFSAACVVAVTGAPLPVTVDGTAAALWEPVPVPAGGTLVLGACHGPGLRSYVAVRGGLDVPAYLGSASTFTLGGFGGHGGRALLAGDVLRPGAGAVAGGGPTPPERRPAIPSHWRIGVTEGPHAAPEFFTRDDIDTLYATDYRVHHNSARTGIRLIGPKPQWARQDGGEAGLHPSNIHDTPYAVGALDFTGDTPIILGPDGPSLGGFVCPAVVASGELWKLGQLCPGDTVRFVPVREAEAAALDARRASPALISAGGDGDDGILGRVEATDDRPCVTYRRAGDDNVLVEYGPMVLDLGLRMRVHALQEALAAHAPDGIVDVTPGIRSLQIHTDARRLKAGDLTVLLRELEDEVAPTNELVVPSRTVRLPLSWDDPATRLAIERYMAGVRDDAPWCPWNIEFIRRVNGLDTADDVYRTVFDASYLVLGLGDVYLGAPVATPLDPRHRLVTTKYNPARTWTAENSVGIGGAYLCIYGMEGPGGYQFVGRTVQIWNRFRKGGLFEDSPWALRFFDRIEWYPVTAEELLELRAETDAGRGAFPTEEGVFSIAEYNAFLSAEADSIAAFRKRQSAAFEAEKQRWRAAGEFDRDDDPGPPAASAATVTVPDGAFPVTAPFTATVWQTVAEPGAVVAEGDPILSLEAMKMESKVSAPAAGTLEIYVKPGEQVAPGQVLAAVRA from the coding sequence GTGAGTCGCCCCACCACTGTTCTTGTCGCCAACCGCGGTGAGATAGCCCGCCGTGTCATCCGCACCGCCAGGAAGATGGGCCTGGGCACCGTCGCCGTCTTCTCCGACGCCGACCGGGCCGCCCCGCACGTCCGCGAGGCCGACCACGCCGTCCACCTGGGTCCGGCGCCCGCACGCGACTCGTATCTGCGCGGCGACGCCATCATCGAGGCGGCGCTCACCCATTGCGCCGGAATCATCCACCCGGGGTACGGCTTCCTCTCCGAGAACGCCGCCTTCGCCCGTGCCGTCGAGGAGGCCGGCCTGCGTTTCGCGGGCCCGACCGCCGACCAGATCACCGCCTTCGGCGAGAAGCACACCGCCCGCGCCCTGGCCAAGGCGGCCGGAGTTCCGCTGCTGGCCGGGACGGAGCTGCTCGCGAGCGCCGAGGAGGCCGTCGCCGCGGCCGAGTCGATCGGGCTGCCCGTGATGGTCAAGGCCACGGGCGGTGGCGGCGGCATCGGCATGCGGGCCTGCGCCACCACCGACGAGGTGCACGAGGCCTTCGCCGCCGTGGCGGCTCTCGCCGCGTCCAACTTCGGGTCGGCCGGGGTGTTCCTGGAGCGCCTGGTGCGCCCGGCCCGCCACATCGAGGTGCAGGTCTTCGGCGACGGCACCGGCCGGATCGCCGTGTTCGGCGACCGCGACTGCTCGCTGCAGCGCCGCAACCAGAAGGTGATCGAGGAGGCCCCGGCCCCGGCCCTGCCCGACCGTGTCCGCGCACTGCTGCGGGACTCGTCGCACCGGCTCCTCGCCTCGATCGGCTACCGCGGCGCGGGGACCGTGGAGTTCGTCTACGACCCGGTGCGTGAGGAGGCCGCCTTCCTGGAGGTCAACACCCGGCTCCAGGTCGAGCACCCGGTGACCGAGGAGGCGTACGGCGTCGACCTCGTCGCACTCATGCTCACCCTGGCCCGCGACGGCAGGGTCGACGACGAGGTGTTCGAGCGGGAGTGGACGCCCGCCGGACATGCCGTGGAGGCCCGTGTCTACGCCGAGGACCCCGGCAAGGACTCGGCTCCCTCCCCGGGCCTGATCACCCGGGCGGCCTTCCCCGGCCAGGGCGCCGACGAGATGCCCGGCGTCCGCGTCGACGGCTTCGCCGAGACCGGCCTGGAGGTGTCGCCGTACTACGACCCCATGCTCGCCAAGGTGATCGCCAAGGGCCCCGACCGCGACACGGCGTTCGACGTGCTCGGCCGGGCCCTGGCCGCCAGCCGGGTCGACGGCGTCGTCACCAACCTGGGCCTGCTGCGCTCGCTGACCGTGCGGGACGAGGTGCGCGGGGCCGTGCACAGCACCAGCACCCTCGCCACCACCGCCGACCCCGAGCCGCGCATCGACGTCCTGGTGCCGGGAGCGATGACCACCGTCCAGGACCTTCCCGGCCGGCTCGGCCACTGGCATGTCGGCGTGCCCCCGAGCGGGCCCTTCGACCCCGTCTCCTTCGCCGAGGCCAACCTGGCCGTCGGCAACCCGGCCGGGGCGCCCGCGCTGGAGGTCACCGCGGGCGGGCTGACCCTGCGGTTCTCGGCCGCCTGCGTGGTCGCCGTCACCGGCGCCCCCCTCCCGGTCACGGTGGACGGCACCGCGGCGGCCCTGTGGGAGCCGGTGCCGGTCCCGGCGGGCGGCACCCTGGTCCTCGGCGCCTGCCACGGTCCCGGCCTGCGCAGCTACGTGGCCGTCCGGGGCGGCCTCGACGTACCCGCATACCTGGGCAGCGCCTCGACCTTCACCCTCGGCGGCTTCGGCGGGCACGGCGGGCGTGCCCTGCTCGCCGGAGACGTCCTGCGGCCGGGGGCCGGAGCAGTCGCCGGTGGCGGCCCGACCCCGCCCGAGCGCCGGCCCGCGATCCCCTCCCACTGGCGGATCGGTGTCACCGAAGGCCCGCACGCGGCCCCCGAGTTCTTCACCCGCGACGACATCGACACCCTCTACGCCACCGATTACCGGGTGCACCACAACTCGGCCCGCACCGGTATCCGCCTGATCGGGCCCAAACCCCAGTGGGCCCGCCAGGACGGCGGCGAGGCCGGGTTGCACCCCTCCAACATCCACGACACGCCGTATGCGGTGGGCGCCCTCGACTTCACCGGCGACACGCCCATCATCCTGGGCCCCGACGGGCCGTCCCTCGGCGGTTTCGTCTGCCCCGCGGTGGTCGCCAGCGGCGAACTGTGGAAGCTCGGACAGCTGTGCCCCGGCGACACCGTCCGCTTCGTACCGGTCAGGGAAGCCGAGGCCGCCGCCCTGGACGCCCGCCGTGCCTCACCCGCGCTGATCAGCGCGGGCGGAGACGGCGACGACGGCATACTCGGCCGTGTGGAGGCCACCGACGACCGCCCCTGCGTCACCTACCGCCGGGCCGGAGACGACAACGTCCTCGTCGAGTACGGCCCCATGGTGCTCGATCTCGGCCTGCGGATGCGCGTGCATGCCCTGCAGGAGGCCCTCGCCGCGCACGCGCCCGACGGAATCGTCGACGTCACCCCGGGCATCCGCTCCTTGCAGATCCACACCGACGCCCGCCGGCTGAAGGCCGGCGACCTCACCGTCCTGCTGCGCGAGCTGGAGGACGAAGTCGCGCCCACGAACGAGCTGGTGGTCCCCTCCCGCACGGTGCGATTGCCACTGAGCTGGGACGATCCGGCGACCCGGCTCGCCATCGAGCGGTACATGGCGGGGGTGCGCGACGACGCCCCGTGGTGCCCGTGGAACATCGAGTTCATCCGCCGCGTCAACGGCCTGGACACCGCCGACGACGTCTACCGCACCGTCTTCGACGCCTCCTACCTGGTGCTCGGCCTCGGCGACGTCTATCTCGGCGCCCCCGTCGCCACCCCACTCGACCCGCGGCACCGCCTGGTGACCACCAAGTACAACCCCGCACGCACCTGGACCGCGGAGAACTCCGTGGGCATCGGCGGCGCTTATCTGTGCATCTACGGCATGGAGGGACCTGGCGGCTACCAGTTCGTCGGCCGCACCGTGCAGATCTGGAACCGGTTCCGCAAGGGCGGACTGTTCGAGGACTCGCCGTGGGCGCTGCGCTTCTTCGACCGCATCGAGTGGTACCCCGTCACCGCGGAGGAACTGCTCGAACTGCGTGCCGAGACCGACGCCGGCCGCGGCGCCTTCCCGACCGAGGAAGGGGTCTTCTCGATCGCCGAGTACAACGCCTTCCTGTCCGCCGAGGCCGACTCGATCGCCGCCTTCCGGAAGCGGCAGAGCGCCGCGTTCGAGGCCGAGAAGCAGCGCTGGCGGGCCGCCGGCGAGTTCGACCGGGACGACGATCCCGGGCCCCCGGCCGCGAGTGCCGCCACGGTCACCGTTCCGGACGGCGCGTTCCCGGTCACCGCGCCGTTCACCGCCACCGTCTGGCAGACCGTCGCCGAGCCCGGCGCCGTCGTCGCCGAGGGTGACCCGATCCTCTCCCTGGAGGCGATGAAGATGGAGTCGAAGGTGAGCGCCCCCGCCGCCGGCACGCTGGAGATCTACGTGAAGCCCGGCGAACAGGTCGCCCCCGGCCAGGTCCTCGCGGCGGTGAGGGCATGA
- a CDS encoding urea amidolyase associated protein UAAP2, protein MATTQTESTPTTYPTASGGTLASTVPVGAVYAEGSPLHWGASLVEGAVVLDEEVAPNAPWSAVVKEGHILTIVDVGGNQSGDCLLYDADDPEERYSVPDTLAWQGNAYVRTGTVLRSNEGRPLMTVVANEIDRQDTIGGACGKESNTLRYGHHVMFHHGCRENFLAEAGRRGLGVRDIVSNLNWFMNVPVEADGALGIVDGMSAPGRRVAVRAETDVLVMVSNCPQMNNPCNDFNPTPLRMIVVDPQGAGSPASPVAGRLGSATTPKDAA, encoded by the coding sequence ATGGCGACCACGCAGACCGAGAGCACGCCGACCACCTACCCGACCGCCTCGGGCGGCACCCTCGCCTCCACCGTCCCGGTCGGCGCGGTGTACGCCGAGGGCTCCCCCTTGCACTGGGGAGCGAGCCTGGTGGAGGGCGCCGTCGTCCTGGACGAGGAGGTGGCCCCCAACGCGCCCTGGTCGGCGGTGGTGAAGGAGGGACACATCCTGACGATCGTCGACGTCGGCGGCAACCAGTCGGGCGACTGCCTGCTCTACGACGCCGACGACCCCGAGGAGCGCTACAGCGTTCCCGACACCCTCGCCTGGCAGGGCAACGCCTATGTGCGCACCGGAACCGTGCTGCGCAGCAACGAGGGCCGCCCGCTGATGACCGTCGTCGCCAACGAGATCGACCGGCAGGACACCATCGGGGGCGCCTGCGGCAAGGAGTCCAACACCCTGCGCTACGGCCACCACGTGATGTTCCATCACGGCTGCCGCGAGAACTTCCTCGCCGAGGCCGGCCGGCGCGGTCTCGGGGTCCGGGACATCGTCTCCAACCTCAACTGGTTCATGAACGTGCCCGTCGAGGCGGACGGCGCGCTGGGCATCGTGGACGGCATGTCGGCGCCCGGCCGCCGGGTCGCGGTGCGCGCCGAGACGGACGTCCTGGTGATGGTGTCCAACTGCCCGCAGATGAACAACCCGTGCAACGACTTCAACCCGACCCCGCTGCGGATGATCGTCGTGGACCCGCAGGGCGCCGGCAGCCCGGCGAGCCCCGTTGCGGGCCGCCTCGGGTCCGCGACCACCCCAAAGGACGCCGCGTGA
- a CDS encoding PucR family transcriptional regulator, giving the protein MAVTVGELLAMPHLQMSLHAGARGLDREVSWVHPSDLPNPWAWLASGELLLTNGTGMPADPPGQASFIEQLAEAGPSAFGLGLGTGGPPLTRALTERADALSLPVVSVPYSVPFSAVARAVADVNEREGARQLASVARLYALLRTSMARGLSGPEMFDRLGRELDARLYLVDPETGLSLFDDGPETGFADALAAEFAAHSRAMPGVLRLRRRESDGRWATALAVAVPGDQPTALVAEPTGEQPPGLGLLQHVATVGALELAQLAADRESRRRRGADLLLHLLERRLDPTAAEHQLADSGIAPAGSVFVLTPAACDSVADEVHRRLSRPRVPHLLLRRDDSLHIVMDDRPELLEQISLGTSAPIGVSDRIGTAGRVAEARQEARWALGAAKAENRRVVRYGDETALPLPRTPAEAQVLVSRVLGALMAHDAEHGTEYLHTLRVTLRSNRSWRLAADELHIHKQTLGYRLRKIEQLTGRGVTQTDHIAELWFAVRAHDLVHSRGPVRG; this is encoded by the coding sequence ATGGCGGTGACCGTGGGCGAACTTCTCGCGATGCCGCACCTGCAGATGTCGTTGCACGCCGGGGCCCGCGGCCTGGACCGCGAGGTCAGCTGGGTGCACCCGTCCGACCTGCCCAACCCCTGGGCATGGCTCGCCTCGGGCGAGTTGCTGCTGACCAACGGCACCGGCATGCCTGCCGATCCACCAGGTCAGGCCTCCTTCATCGAGCAGCTCGCCGAGGCGGGCCCCAGCGCCTTCGGGCTGGGCCTCGGCACCGGGGGCCCGCCGCTGACCCGTGCCCTCACCGAGCGGGCCGACGCGCTGTCGCTGCCGGTGGTGTCCGTGCCGTACAGCGTGCCGTTCAGCGCGGTCGCGCGGGCGGTGGCCGACGTCAACGAACGTGAGGGCGCCCGGCAGCTCGCGAGTGTCGCGCGGCTGTACGCGTTGCTGCGGACCTCGATGGCCAGGGGCCTGTCCGGACCGGAGATGTTCGACAGGCTCGGCCGGGAGCTGGACGCGCGACTGTACCTGGTCGATCCCGAGACCGGCCTGTCGCTGTTCGACGACGGACCCGAGACCGGCTTCGCCGACGCGCTGGCCGCCGAGTTCGCGGCCCATTCCCGTGCCATGCCGGGCGTGCTGAGGCTGCGCCGCCGGGAGAGCGACGGCCGGTGGGCCACGGCGCTGGCCGTCGCCGTGCCGGGCGATCAGCCGACGGCGCTGGTCGCCGAGCCGACCGGGGAACAGCCGCCCGGTCTCGGACTGCTGCAACACGTCGCGACGGTCGGCGCGCTGGAGCTGGCGCAGCTCGCGGCGGACCGGGAAAGCCGCCGTCGCCGGGGCGCCGACCTGCTGCTGCACCTGCTGGAGCGCAGGCTCGATCCGACGGCGGCCGAGCACCAGTTGGCGGACAGCGGCATCGCACCGGCCGGCTCCGTCTTCGTCCTCACCCCTGCCGCCTGCGACAGCGTCGCCGACGAGGTCCACCGCCGTCTGTCCCGACCACGGGTCCCTCACCTGCTGTTGCGCCGCGACGACAGCCTGCACATCGTGATGGACGACCGTCCGGAGCTACTGGAGCAGATCTCGCTGGGAACCTCGGCGCCGATCGGCGTGAGCGACCGGATCGGCACGGCGGGGCGCGTCGCCGAAGCCCGGCAGGAGGCCCGCTGGGCGCTGGGCGCCGCCAAGGCCGAGAACCGGCGTGTGGTCCGGTACGGCGACGAGACCGCGCTGCCGCTGCCCCGTACCCCTGCCGAGGCCCAGGTCCTGGTGTCCAGGGTGCTGGGCGCGCTGATGGCGCACGACGCCGAGCACGGCACCGAGTACCTGCATACGCTCCGGGTCACCCTGCGCAGCAATCGGTCGTGGCGGCTGGCCGCCGACGAACTGCACATCCACAAACAGACCCTCGGCTACCGGCTGCGCAAGATCGAGCAGTTGACCGGACGCGGGGTCACGCAGACCGATCACATTGCGGAGCTGTGGTTCGCCGTGCGGGCCCACGACCTGGTCCACAGCCGCGGTCCGGTGCGCGGCTGA
- a CDS encoding acetamidase/formamidase family protein — protein sequence MESSRPTNRAVREALIERLGRRGFLRAAAAVTGAAGSLLGAQAASSAPSSPSAAAPSLFPREILQPGKGPIHGQHYLRSLPDQVRWGYVPALDSEPVARMRSGETITVDTVSHEGILEDQGRDPVAYFGRRGVPRDQVLDDAVAIAADYSRTERDFDVDGPHVVTGPVYVEGAEPGDVLKVEMLSMLLRVPYGVVSSRHGKGALPRLAGGGVPAGITLEEIMPPVGTDGRATGDPTRYGDVSVFTPVRRGRNGVPSGVLPRGGSGEVVFPLHPFMGMMGVAFAPADTLTAPSLNSIPPTLGGGNIDINLLGVGATFFLPVYAEGALFYTGDSHMAMGDGEVALTAMEGSLRATFRLTVCKAGSGDAPSVAFHYPFAETSDAWVPIGLSDPDGSRNGQVNDLNIAMRRAVVNALDFLQDDIGMDRAVAYAYLSAAADFEISQVVDRTVGVHGVIRKDHFTAQ from the coding sequence ATGGAATCGTCGAGGCCGACGAACCGCGCCGTGCGCGAGGCGCTCATCGAGAGGCTGGGGAGACGGGGCTTCCTGCGCGCCGCGGCAGCCGTGACCGGGGCCGCCGGGAGCCTGCTGGGCGCCCAGGCCGCTTCGAGTGCGCCGAGTTCTCCGTCCGCCGCCGCGCCTTCCCTCTTCCCCCGCGAGATCCTGCAGCCCGGCAAGGGACCCATCCACGGGCAGCACTACCTCCGCTCCCTCCCGGACCAGGTGCGGTGGGGCTACGTGCCGGCTCTGGACAGCGAGCCCGTGGCGCGTATGCGGTCCGGGGAGACGATCACCGTGGACACGGTGTCGCACGAGGGCATCCTGGAAGACCAGGGCCGCGACCCGGTGGCGTACTTCGGACGGCGGGGAGTACCGCGCGACCAGGTGCTCGACGACGCCGTCGCGATCGCCGCGGACTACTCCCGCACCGAGCGCGACTTCGACGTGGACGGTCCGCACGTGGTCACGGGGCCGGTCTACGTGGAAGGCGCCGAGCCGGGAGACGTCCTGAAGGTCGAGATGCTCTCGATGCTGCTGCGCGTACCGTACGGCGTCGTCTCCAGCCGCCACGGCAAGGGCGCCCTGCCCCGGCTCGCCGGAGGCGGCGTGCCGGCGGGGATCACCCTGGAGGAGATCATGCCGCCGGTGGGCACGGACGGGCGGGCCACCGGTGATCCCACCCGTTACGGCGACGTCTCGGTCTTCACACCGGTGCGCCGCGGGCGGAACGGCGTGCCCAGTGGTGTGCTGCCGCGCGGCGGTTCCGGCGAGGTCGTGTTCCCGCTGCACCCGTTCATGGGGATGATGGGTGTGGCGTTCGCCCCAGCCGACACCCTCACCGCCCCCTCGCTGAACTCCATCCCGCCCACGCTCGGCGGCGGCAACATCGACATCAACCTGCTGGGTGTCGGTGCCACCTTCTTCCTTCCCGTGTACGCCGAAGGCGCGCTGTTCTACACCGGTGACTCCCACATGGCCATGGGCGACGGCGAGGTGGCGCTGACCGCCATGGAAGGGTCCCTGCGCGCCACGTTCCGGCTCACCGTGTGCAAGGCGGGTTCGGGCGACGCGCCCTCGGTCGCCTTCCACTACCCGTTCGCCGAGACCTCTGACGCCTGGGTGCCCATCGGACTCTCCGACCCGGACGGTTCCCGGAACGGCCAGGTCAACGACCTGAACATCGCGATGCGCCGGGCGGTGGTCAACGCGCTGGACTTCCTCCAGGACGACATCGGCATGGACCGGGCGGTCGCCTACGCCTACCTGTCCGCGGCGGCCGACTTCGAGATCTCGCAGGTCGTCGACCGCACCGTGGGCGTGCACGGGGTCATCCGCAAGGACCACTTCACCGCCCAGTAG
- a CDS encoding urea amidolyase associated protein UAAP1: protein MTTAEEPTATAPHDQDPTGQPSGDVTAQDVTGRLSAGVRDLHQTDSVRSAQDDARAQGGQASEWMPYLPASGSPHCPPGVDPATLVWAETVAPGGYTHKVLARGTRLRFDDPTGDACAHLLLFNALEPAERINVADTQKIPWQAYLGESHPLLSGDGRVLAVITGDSSGRHDAFCGTTTDAWNERKYGDARPHGPSPSGRGLFLKAAAKHGLSRRDLPPSLSFFQGVRVEADGALAWRGSAGPGTHVELVAEMPLLVLVANVAHPLDPRPGYVVGPLRVHAWRSAATGPDDPRFTATPELHRAYLNTVDYCEARGL from the coding sequence ATGACCACAGCCGAAGAGCCGACGGCCACCGCACCGCACGACCAGGACCCCACCGGGCAGCCGTCCGGAGACGTCACCGCCCAGGACGTCACCGGGCGGCTCTCCGCCGGAGTCCGTGATCTGCACCAGACCGACAGTGTCCGAAGTGCCCAGGACGACGCCCGCGCCCAGGGCGGGCAGGCGAGCGAGTGGATGCCGTACCTCCCGGCGTCCGGCAGCCCGCACTGCCCGCCCGGCGTGGACCCGGCCACCCTGGTGTGGGCGGAGACGGTGGCACCCGGCGGCTACACCCACAAGGTCCTCGCCCGCGGCACCCGGCTGCGCTTCGACGACCCGACCGGTGACGCCTGCGCCCACCTGCTGCTCTTCAACGCCCTGGAACCGGCCGAGCGCATCAACGTCGCCGACACCCAGAAGATCCCGTGGCAGGCCTACCTGGGCGAGAGCCACCCGCTGCTGTCCGGCGACGGCCGGGTCCTGGCCGTGATCACCGGTGACTCCTCCGGCCGGCACGACGCCTTCTGCGGCACCACCACCGACGCCTGGAACGAACGCAAGTACGGCGACGCCCGCCCCCACGGGCCGTCACCGTCCGGCCGCGGACTCTTCCTCAAGGCGGCAGCCAAGCACGGCCTGTCCCGGCGCGACCTGCCGCCCAGCCTCTCCTTCTTCCAGGGCGTACGCGTCGAGGCGGACGGCGCCCTCGCCTGGCGGGGCAGCGCCGGCCCCGGCACGCATGTCGAACTCGTCGCGGAAATGCCCCTGTTGGTGCTGGTCGCCAACGTCGCCCACCCCTTGGACCCGCGCCCCGGCTACGTCGTCGGGCCGCTGCGCGTGCACGCCTGGCGGTCCGCCGCCACCGGACCGGACGATCCGCGGTTCACCGCCACACCCGAGCTGCACCGGGCGTACCTCAACACCGTCGACTACTGCGAAGCCCGGGGGCTGTGA
- a CDS encoding polysaccharide deacetylase family protein, with protein MTRSDGHQRDVNTAAGPIGWPEGFTAAACLTFDMDAEAAVLSTDISSVDRMSPMSHQSYGPLVGVPRILDMLERHGLKATFFVPGYTAHRYPATVRSVAEAGHEVAHHSYFHENTAGMDARTEADMLDLGIKALQEVAGVTPVGYRAPMWELNYHTPRLLEDRGFLYDSSLMDADHPYRLAVDERPQAGSIVQVPVSWGLDDWEQYAFLPGLIGSGVIESPAKALEMWTWELEAMHRLGACFVLTCHPFLSGRPSRAEALERLIERMKELPGLWITTVAEVARHTASLDLVPRTCPQPRIPEQAYWVPRRP; from the coding sequence ATGACCCGATCCGATGGCCACCAGCGTGACGTGAACACCGCGGCCGGCCCCATCGGCTGGCCCGAGGGCTTCACCGCAGCCGCCTGTCTCACCTTCGACATGGACGCCGAAGCCGCCGTGCTCAGCACCGACATCTCGTCGGTCGACCGGATGAGCCCGATGAGTCACCAGTCGTACGGACCGCTGGTCGGGGTGCCCCGGATCCTGGACATGCTGGAACGCCACGGCCTCAAAGCCACGTTCTTCGTCCCCGGATACACGGCACACCGCTACCCCGCGACCGTCAGGTCGGTGGCCGAGGCAGGTCACGAAGTGGCCCACCACAGCTACTTCCACGAGAACACCGCGGGAATGGACGCCAGGACCGAGGCCGACATGCTGGACCTGGGGATCAAGGCCCTCCAGGAGGTGGCGGGCGTCACGCCGGTGGGCTACCGGGCGCCGATGTGGGAGCTGAACTACCACACGCCGCGGCTGCTTGAGGATCGCGGATTCCTGTACGACTCCAGCCTCATGGACGCCGACCATCCCTACCGGCTGGCGGTGGACGAACGGCCGCAGGCCGGCAGCATCGTGCAGGTACCCGTCTCCTGGGGCCTGGACGACTGGGAGCAGTACGCGTTCCTGCCCGGGCTCATCGGCTCCGGTGTGATCGAGAGCCCGGCCAAGGCGCTGGAGATGTGGACCTGGGAGCTGGAGGCCATGCACCGCCTCGGCGCCTGCTTCGTCCTCACCTGCCACCCGTTCCTGTCCGGCCGCCCCTCGCGCGCCGAGGCGCTGGAGCGGCTCATCGAGCGGATGAAGGAGCTGCCCGGCCTGTGGATCACCACGGTCGCCGAGGTCGCCCGCCACACCGCCTCCCTGGACCTCGTCCCGCGCACGTGTCCGCAGCCCCGGATCCCCGAACAGGCGTACTGGGTACCGCGGCGCCCCTGA